GCACCAAGTTGTGTAGCGGTAGGCAAAAGAGCCGGTTCGCCCAAGCAAGCCGCTGACCCAGCAACGGTTTCTAGAAAAAGTCCAGAACCTGAATTGTTGCATATTGCTACCGCGGCTTTTAAAGAACTTAATGTTGCCTTTGTAGCAGCGATTTTTGCCTTATCTCGAGCAGTAATTAATGACGCCATCACAATTGACGCCAAGACGCCGATGATTGAGATGACGACCAAGAGTTCGATGAGGGTGAACCCTCGCTTCCCAAACAAGTTACCGCCAAATTTTGGTGTTCGGGTAAAACCTTTTTTTATGTTTGAATACATATTTTTTAATTAATTATAACTTAAAACTTTCAATGATTATATTATAAGACATATATACTTTTCAAGCAAAGGAAAACCCGCTTTACGCGGGTTTTCCTTTGCTAATATCAAGATGGAGACCTTACGGATGCCCTCTTTATTTACAAGTCGAGGGAAAAACAAAACCGCTTTGATCTATATAAGTGGTAGCTGTCGGACACTTACCCAATACGGTTGTATCTCCAGCAGTAATGAATATCTTGAAATCGTCTGTTGTAGCACAAGTAGCATCATAGCCGGCTTGTGCTGTGGCAGTAGCAAATGTAGGATGGGTTCCAATTATAGCGGCAGCAGCGACATCCGCAACCTTATCGTCACACGCTACAATCATAGCAGGATGAGCACCTGTCGCTTCTGATTTGAAGGCAGCGACTCTTGCCTTATCTCGAGCTCCATTCAACGACACCAACACAATTGACGCCAAGATACCAATAATTGCAATAACGACCAAGAGTTCGATAAGGGTAAACCCTTTTTTCATAGATGAATACATAATTTTATGGTTAATTAATATTAAATGAAATTTATATTTTGGGAGTCAAGGAACGACCTTTTTTAAGATGGTCATACGACCATTGCTCCTTAGTAAGAACTAAGGGTTACCTAAGGTCGCACCTTGACTCGAAGACGTTTATTTTTCTTCGACCACTCCCATAAGAGGGAGTCGTTATATACCAATGCGTGTATTATACATCAAAGAAATGCGCAATGGAAAGGGGATGTGGATAACCCGAGATTATGTAACATGTAACATATAACATGTAACATGAGAAAGAGGGGAAATTTCTTTTTCAGACGCTTCGAAAGAGAAGATCAAGGCCCGACCTTTTTTGGGACTTAAGGTCGGGCCTAAAAGAGGAAGACTACGCGGAGGAAATATTGTAAATAGGGAGAAGGACGGAAGCGAGAAGAATTGCGACGCCCACTCCGAGTCCTACAATCATCACCGGCTCAATCAGGCCCACCATGGTGTCCACCGCAGTCGTAACTTCTCGACGGTAAAATTTGGCGAGATTTTCCAATATGCTCCCAAGCTCTCCGGACTCCTCTCCCACTTTCATCATTTGAATCAAGATACTCGGCATCTCTTTGTATTTGCCCATTGAGACCGAAAGGGGGCTTCCACCTTTGACATCTTCATTCACCGCTAACAAAATCTTCTGGTAGTACTTGTTTCCCACCACGTCTGCCGTAATCTCGAGCGCGTGGACGATTGGAATAGCGGACATGAGCATCGTGTTCAGGTTGTCGGCAATTCTTGAAAGGTAGAGCTTCTGATAAAGCGAGCCCAAATAGGGAACAGAAATTTTGAAACGGTCAAAAGCAAGCCCTCCTTCCTGAGTGCGAATGTATCGAATGAAGAAAAAGACGCCCACAATCAAAAAGACGACAATAATAATGCCGTAATTGACGAAAAAATTGCTCAAGCCAATAACAATCTGGGTATAGATAGGAATCTGCTGACCCGACTCTACAATAATCGCGGTGATTTTGGGAATGACGACCGTGAGCATCAAAATCATGACCGTCACAAAGGTAAAGATGACGAACCCCGGGTATATCAAAGCGCCTTTCACTTTTGAGGTTACCTCGTAGGTGCGGTCGAGATAGTCGGCAAGGTAGCTGAATATCTGATTCAACTTGCCCGATTCCTCTCCGGAACGAATCATGCTGATGTAGAATGTGGAGAAGATTTTCGGGTGCTTTGCCATGGCGGCGGAGATAGAGCTCCCGCCCTGTATATCATCGGCAACCTTGCTCAATGTTTCCGACAAAAGATGGCTGTGCGCGTCCCCCGCGAGCAGTCTGAAGATGCGGAGCGCGGAGATTTGCGCTTCAAAAAGGGTCGCGAGCTGTCTTGAAAGGATGACGATGTCTTTGTTTGAAACACGGTCAAGAAAAGCGATGTTTGTGCCCAAAGAAAATCCCTTTTCTTCCGGCTTGATGGAAGACACGGCAAGTCCCCGCCTCTGAAGCGAGCTTATTGCCACATCAATGTTGATGGCCTCGATCGCCCCGTCTCGCGGAACGCCTGTTGTATCGACTGATTTGTAGTTAAAAAGCATAATTTCTATATCACTGAACTGACTCGGACTAAGAACTCGGAACGACACGGAAAGGTTCCGATTCTGTTCCGTGCTCGAAGTCCGTGTTACTTCCGTGGTTATATCATTCTTTCAAGTGTCTTCGTGTTTAACGAATGCTGATAGGCGCTCTCGATGGTAATCTCGCCCGCTCGGACCAGATCCGCCAAGCTCCGGTTCATGTCTATCATTCCCAGCTCCAAGCCGGTTTCGATAACGGTATTCAGCTCGTGAGTCCTGTTTTCGCGAATGAGGTTCGAGACGGCGTTGTTCGCTATCAAAAGCTCGTAGGCAGGAATGAGGCCTCCAGAGATTCGCGGAATAAGTCTTTGGGAAAAAATGCCGGTCAAGCTCGATGCAAGCTGAATTCTAATCTGGCCCTGCTGTTCGGCAGGAAAAGAATCTATGATTCGGTTTATTGTTTGGGCGGCATTGTTGGTGTGAAGGGTAGAGAATACCAAATGCCCGGTTTCAGCGGCCGTAACGGCTGTAGCAATCGTTTCAATCCCCCGCATCTCACCTATCAAAATCACATCCATGTCCTCCCTGAAGACGGAGAGAAGCGCGCTCTCAAAGTCTTTGGTGTCAAGCCTAACTTCCCTCTGGTCGATAATTGCTTTTTTCTGCTCGTAGATGTACTCGATGGGGTCTTCAATCGTGATGATGTGCTCCGCGCTCTCCTGATTGATCATCTCAATCATAGCGGCGAGAGTAGTGGACTTGCCGTGCCCCACCGGACCCACCACGAGAAAGAATCCCTGCTGTTTTCGGGTAAAATCTTCGAGTATCGGAGGAAGATTGAGCTCGGCTATGGTTTTTATTTTCCTTGGCACCAGCCGAAGAGCAAAGGCGATAGAACCTTGTTGGAAATACCCGTTTCCCCTAAAACGCCCGATATCTTTATAGGAAAAAGAAAAATCAATCTCCTTGGTTTTCAAGAAAAGGTCTCGGTTTTCCGGAGTGAGAAGCTCGCGGACAAATCCGTCGGTATCCGCTTTGGTCAAGACCGATTTTTTGACGAGGGGAATCAGGAAGCTTGCCACGCGAATAGTCGGATGCCTGCCTTCGGAGAGGTGGATATCCGACGCCCCTTCCTTAATAACTATGGATAATAAATCGTCTAATTCTGCTTTGAAGTCTGTCATAATATTTCACTGAACTGACTCGGACTAAGAACTCGGAACGACACGGAAAGGTTCCGATTCTGTTCCGTGTTCGAAGTCCGTGTTACTTCCGTGGTTACTTTTTCTTTTCCTGAATAATTTTTTCGACTTCTGTTACCACTTCTGAAGGAATGGTGGTCGCTTTGACAATGTAGCCGTCGATGCCATATTTCTTCGCATTTTCGATGTCCTCCGATTGGCTCTGGTTGGAAAGAACGATAATGGCGGCGAGAGGTGCAAGATGCAGTCTCCTCATCTCCTGCAGAAATTGAATGCCGTCAAGGTCAGGCATTACAATATCCACCGTAATCGCATCCGGCAAAAGTCCTTCTCGAAGTTTTCTTAAAGCATCATTGCCACCTGCCGATACAATCACGTTGAATCCTGCCTTCTTGAATTTTATGTCGTACATGCTTAAAAGAAATGCATCGTCGTCGATTACTAAAATTGTTTTTTGTTTTGAGTCCATATATATATTTCACTGAACTGACTCGGACTAAGAACTCGGAACGACACGGAAAGGTTCCGATTCTTCTGTGTTCAGAGTCCGTGTTACTTCCGCGTTTATAACCTGTTCACTTCTTCAAACGGTATTTCTCTCTTGAATGCTTTAATAATAGCATCTTCTTTCATTGTAAGCATCCCCTGCTCACGGCCGATTCTCTTGACTTCGCTTGCAGAAGGATTTTTCAGAATGACCGCCTCGAGCTCTTTACTCATTTGGAGGACTTCAACGACCGCCACTCGCCCGCTCGTGCCCTTCGGGTGTTCCGGTGTGGCGACTGCTTCGAATACATTGGCACCCATGGGAATTTCTTTCTTGAATATCTCCGGCAAGTCCTCAAATTCTTTCTCTATGAGAAGCTTGATACTCCCTTCGACAGGAATTTCTTTCCCAGCGCCTTCCGGCAACACTCGCGCCAATCTCTGGGCAATTGCGAGAATTAATGTCGGCGCAATCAAGAACGGGTCAACTCCAAAATCGAGCAGTCTGGGGATAACTCCTACGGCATTGTTGGTGTGAATGGTGGAGAGCACCAAGTGCCCAGTCAAGGCCGCCTGAACCGCAAGACCGGCCGTTTCTTTATCGCGAATCTCTCCCACCATGATGACATCTGGGTCCTGCCTCAAAGTCGTGCGAAGACCGGTGGCAAACGTGTAGCCGATTTCCGGAAGAACCTGCGACTGACTCATGCCCGGGATATTGTATTCCACAGGGTCCTCGAGGGAGAGCACGTTTTTGGTCTCTTTGTCCACCTCATTTAACATTGAGTAGAGTGTTGTAGACTTGCCCGAGCCCGTGGGGCCAGAAATTAAAATAAGGCCGTAGGGGCGCTTGATGGCGTCAATGATGAGATTCAAATTGCGCGGAGTGAGCCCGAGCGCGTCCAGACGCTTCACTCCCTTTTCCGAATCGAGAATTCTCATCACCACCTTTTCTCCGTAATAAGAAGGGAAGGTCGAGACGCGAAAATCAATTTTCCTGTCCTCGATTTTCGCGCTGAAGCGACCGTCCTGCGGCTTCCTTTTTTCATCAAGCTTCATATTGGAAAGAATTTTGATTCTCGCCACCACCGCGGAATGGACTTTGACAGGTAGAACAATTGAGGTGTTGAGAATCCCGTCCACTCGGAAACGCACACGAATGTTTTCCGCCATATGCTCGATGTGAATGTCCGAAGCGTTGCCGGCAGTCGCGTAGTGGAGAATGGTGGCGACGATTTTGGTGACCGGAGCATCTTCGATAATGGTCGTCTTTCCTTTGGTCACTATAATATCTTCCTTCGGACTTTCCGGTTTTCCCTCCGTTGCAAGTTCTGTGTCAAGCTCAGTCAAAGCTTCCGTTACCTCTCCCGAGAGACCCTTGTACATTTCAATCACCCGGTCAAAATCTTGAGCCGAGACTAAAAAAAGTTTGAAAGGCAAGCTGACTTTTGAAGAGATGAAGGAAATGGCGTCCCGCGCTTCTATACTGTCTGGGTCAACGAGACCCACCTCCAAGACACCATCCGAAAGTCCTATCGGAACAAAACGATAGTAAGCGGCCGACTCCTCCGGCACGTATTTTAAAATCTCAAAAGGAATAACCAGATTTTTGAGGCTTCTTGACGGAATTCCCAAAGCTTCGCCCTTGTTCGTCAAAATGACCTCAGGGCTGACTCCCTTCGCAATCAAAATCTCCTCAATCGGTTTTCCTTTTTTTTCGGCCTGCTCCTTGATGGAAGAAATATCCTTCCGTTCAATGATTTTTTTTTCAGCCAAAACTTCTAATATACCCATAGTGTATGACCTATAACTAATAACTGAATAACCGATAACAGAGTAAAATCATCGCGTTCTTTTCTGGTCATTCAGTTATTCAGTTATTCAGTTATGAGTTATCTGACTCACCTCGTTTGTGTCGACGTCGATATCGGTTGGGAAAGGTTTCCAACTCCTATTGGCGCGAAAGGATTACTTCTGCCTTGAGGCTCTGCGGTCACTTTTCGAGAAAAATCCTGGAGAGATAGAAAGGTCTTGGTTCGAAAAATTGTGTCGCTCATCGTAATCGAGTTTACGGTCTGGAGCTCCGCAATAATATCCTTGCCCACAAGCGTCTGGGGCTGTCCCGATTGCTCTAAAGCATCCGAAGTGGAAGGAGTTCCCTTGTTCAAATACTTATAGCCGATAAAAACCAGAAGCAGGGCTATGAGGACTCCTATAATGATGGTTATTTTTTTAGTTGACATCCGGTTAGAAGTTTATGCCTTAATAATTTTCTCTCATTTCTTGCTTTATTTCAATATCCTGGATCCCTCCCCACTTTTGGAACAAACGATGTTCAAAAAATCAAAAGTGGGGAGGGATGACAAAATAAGAATTTTGTCACTTTTCACTTTCAACTTTTACTTAAGCCAGTACGTGCTCGCATTTACGGTAAAATCATACAGGGTGGAATCTTTCTCGACTGGCTTCAAGATGATGCTCGTCACATCAAGAATACGCAGACTTCTCTCTAAATCCGTAAGAAAATTGGAAAACTTATCGTATGAAGTCGTGAGAGTGAAAGACAGGCTCGCCTTGTCAAAATCGGTTTGCGCCTGACCCGTCGTACCCGTGGTGTCTGCAACCCCAGCAACTTTAGCGTCCTGCGGATTGGCCAATTTAACCGTTTTCACAAGAATACCGTGATTGTCAGCTATGCCGTTTAAATCCGATACCATTCGGACTGTGTCTACGTTGTCCGGCATGAGTTTCCCGAGTTTTTCCAGATTATCTTTCCCTATCGCCTCCTTCTTTTTCACCAGCCCATCACGGAGCGTTGTCAACTGTTTTGCTTTTTCGAGCGCATCCTGGTACACGAGCACTTCTTTTTTCAAATCCAGATTTTTGGCGTACTGCCCGCGAATAAATCCGAAAAACAATCCAGCGGAGGCTAGTAAAAGGATAATTGGAGTTATGAGGCGGTTTGAGTACATATTATTATCGTAAATTTGTTGTTGTCGCGGAAGAGGTCGTTGCTGTCCGCGTGGTGGAAGCTGTCGGGGAGACGATTGGGGAGACTACCGGTGTTACTCCGGCCGAGCTAATCTTATACAGAAGCAAAGAAGGGTCAACGCTCATCTTAACTTTAAAGGAGACATTCCGGTTCTCGTCGAGGGCTAAGTCATAAAAAGAAGGGTTCTTGAACGCCTTTTGTTTTCTGAATATGTCTGACTGGAGAGTGACCGCATTAAAGCCTCTCCCTATGCCTTCCATGGACACGTCGAAAGAACCCAATTTTTCATCGCCAAATTGAAATGTCTTGAACTGAACTGTCTGAAGGGTGAGACTTTGAAGGGCCTGAAAAAGCGAGGAAATTCCCGTATGACTTCCCAGAATTTTTTCAGCGATTTGAATTCTTTTGTCATCGCGCGCCAAATCGGCGATCAAAGCAGATTGAATGTTCTTTTGCTCCACGGCAAGCTTCTCGTCCATAACTTTAATATTATTTTTGAGATAGTAGTTGTACCCAAAGATTCCGATTGACCCAAGAAAGACTATGACGAAGAGAATTATCGAGATAAGCGAAAATAAGCCGACACTACTGCCACGGCTTCCTCCCCCGCTGTCCACAACAGGTTTTTTCGGGATAAATGATGCTTGTCCTCTTGGTTCCATATATATTTCACTGAACTGACTCGGACTAAGAACTCGGAACGACGCTGAAGGGTTCCGATTCAGTTCCGTGTTCAGAGTCCTTGTTACTTCCGTGTTAATCTACTTCCTGCAACTTTCGAAGCGCCAATCCAACCGCAACGGCAAACTCGGGACCAGCGGATTTCAAAATGTTCGCGAGAAACGCAGGTGCTTCCACTTTTGAAAAAGGGTCCGCCGAAATTACCTGTACTTGAAAAGCCTGCTCGGCCATTTTGAGAAATCCCTGCAACCCCGACCCTCCTCCCGTAAGAACGACCTTGCCAACATTTTTATTATACTTTTTCTGATAGCTTAATAATAATCTATTCGACTCGGAAAATATATAGTCAAGTGTTGATAACATTATGCCCTGCATATCCTTGTTTCCGCCACCAAGGTCGAGCCCCTTTGTTCGTTTCAGATTTTCGGCCTCTTCCACGCTTACCGACATCGCCCTGGCAATGCCCAATGTGAGGTCTTGGGAACCCCGGTCAATAATATGTGATGTCTTCAAAATGCCACGCTCGACAACATAGAGCTTGGTCGAACTTGCTCCCATGTCAAAAATCATAACCGGACTAACCTCGGCATCGAGCACGGCTCGGATGGTGCTGAAAATCTCAATTTCAAAAAAGCTCGAATCAAGTTGCGAAAGACGAACGATTTCTCGCATGTCATTCAAAGCATCGTTGTGGATAACTACAAGAAGGACCTGGGTTTTCTCAAGTTTTTTTTGAAGCACCGGAGCGTTGTTTCCCTTGTCTCCCTGAATCTCTTCTTCCTCATTCCAGATTTTGTCCTCTCTCGGCAATATCCACCAATCGAGCGTAACTTCGGAGATAGAAACGGGAATATATTTTCTGGCCTCCAAGGGAATCATATCCGCTATCTGCTTTTGATCCGTAGTCGGCACCTCAATCAAACTAATTAAGCTCGAAGACATCGAAATAGAAATGCCGCACTTTTTTGTCGTCGCATTCGCCTCCTTTAATATATCGTTCAGAGCTTCAGCAACTTTCCCAGGCGGAAGGTGAGTCGCCCGTCCCACTTCGAGCCCGGCATAGGGACCAAGGGCAAGAGCGCCGTATGTTTCCAAAACGGCTTTTCCTTTCTCTTTTCGAAGCTGGACGAGCTTGATTGAGGAAGGTCCGATGTCCACCCCGAGGACGCTTCGGTCATTTTTTTTAAATAATTTCGATAAAAATGACATGAGTATTGGTAGGTGCTAGGTTTAAGCTGTTAGGTGTAAGTATGAACAAAAAAGAAAGTGAGAATCTTTATCAAATTTTCTTAAGCTAACACCTTACACCTCGCACCTCAAACCTGCTGACTATACATGATATGATTATAGCACTATTTTGGACTATATGAAAAAAATAAGCGAGTTTTTGCTTGACTTTCTTTTTCCTGCTTCAAAAAAAGCGGCAAGAATCGAGAAAATGACCGCCAGCGATTTTCGAAAGGAAATCGGGGTGGGAGACGCTATGGGAGCGCGCGGAGATAAGGATATTCACCCGCTTTTTGAATATCGACATCCCCTTGTTCGCGAGGCAATCTGGCAAATAAAATATAAAGGAAACAGAAAAATAACGAAACTCCTTTCGGAAATTCTCTACGAGGAAATCGTTGCCGAAATCGAAGATCGCGCCCTCTTTGAAAACTTTAAAAACCCGCTTTTAATTCCGGTGCCAACAAGCAAAAAGCGACTCCAAAAAAGGGGATTCAATCAGATGGAACTTTTGGGCGGGGAGCTCAAGAGTCTCGACGAAAATAGAACATTTGAATTTAGTCCTGGCATTTTGATTAAAATAAAAGACACTCTGCCACAGACGCTTCTTAAAGATCGTCGTCTCCGCCTCGGAAATCTCGTCGGCTGTTTCGCCGTAACAGACGCGCAAAAAATTAAAAATAGAAACATCATTTTGATTGACGATGTGTTGACGACCGGCGCAACTCTCGCCGAAGCAAAACGCGCGCTTATAAATGCAGGGGCGAGGAGAGTGATTGCGTTTACACTGGCACATTAGGGAAAGGTGTTAGGTGTTAGCTATTAGCTGTTAGCTTTTCGAAAGAGAAGAAAAAATGGAGAGAAAAAGAAAAATGTGATACATTACGTTCAAATGGAAGGGTGTCAGAGAGGCCTATTGAGCAGCTTTGCTAAAGCTGTAAGGGGTAATTCCCTTCGAGGGTTCGAATCCCTCCCCTTCCGCAGCGAAAAATTGTTGCAATTTTGAGCAAGGAAGGGAGAGATGTGCCTACGCACATCTCGTGAGGGATTCGAAGACCTTCTCCCTTATCCCCCACCACTTTGTTGCAATGTGGTGGGGGATGGGAAAGGTGTACTGGTCGAGTAGCGACCGTTAATCCCTCCCCTTCCGCCAATGATTCGCAAGGACAGCCCTGATGCTGTCCGAGCGAATCATCATTGCGTGATTGGGGAGGGATTCGAAGCCCGATTGAGCATTTTTTCGAGCTTCTTAACGTAGAAAAAATCCAATCGGGGTACTGAAACTGTAAGTTTCGAATCCCTCCACTTTCTTAACCCCGCAGCGTTGCCGAGAATCGTCCCCTTCCGCAATTTTAAAAAATTCTAATCTGACATTTTCAACAATTGCAAAATGGAGGAGAGTGGTCAAAATTTCAATTGATAAACTTTTGAAATAAACTATGCCCAAAATTAAGGATATACCAAAATTTGATAGACCTAGAGAGAAACTGGAAAAATATGGTTCAGGAAAATTATCTGATGCTGAACTTTTAGCAATTCTACTTCGAACAGGTACGAGAGATTTAAATGTTTTAAAATTAGCTCACAAGATTTTGCAAAAATTTGAAAAAGAAAAATTTGTCAATATAACAATTGATGAATTGAAGACCATTCATGGATTAGGTCCAGTAAAGGCTTGTGAGATTATTGCTTGTTTCGAGTTAGGAAAACGTATGTTGAAAGGCAAAAAATCATCAATTTTACTTTCTTCTAAAGATGTTTGGGAACGGATGGAAGATATTAGAGGGAGCAAAAAAGAGCATTTTGTAGTTTTTTATTTGGATAGTAGAAACCAAGAAATACAGAGAGAAATTATCTCAGTAGGGACTCTCAATGAGAGTTTGGTTCATCCCCGAGAGGTTTTTGAGGGTGCAATCAAAAATAACGCTTCCTCGATTATTATTGCTCATAATCACCCTTCAGGAGATTTGGGGCCATCTGAAGCTGATATTGAGATAACAAAAAAATTAATCCATGCTGGAAAAATTCTAGATATCAAGGTTGCTGATCATGTAATTGTCTCCAGCTCATCTTTTATGGGTTTTATTGCAAATATCGTATGAAAATAAAAAGTGACAAAAAAGCTAAAGAAGAATTTGCAGAAATTCTTAAAACTAGAGGTTATTCTGATGTGCGGATAGTAAAGCAACCAGCTGATATTACTGCTATAAAAAATGATACAACATATTTTTTTGAGATTAAAAAAACTTCTGCGAAGAAGGAGTATTTTGGTGCAGCGACACTTACGGAATGGAGAGCTGCATATGAAAATCCCAATAGTTATTTTTTTGTTATAGCACAAGAGATACCAGAAGGTTTTAATTTTATTGAGTATACTCCTGATGAATTTGAGAAATTCTCATCTATTCCTCCTTTTAAAATATTTTTCAACATACCTTTAAATGGAAATAACAAAGTTGAAACAAGAAGGAAAAATAGGTCTGCAATTCAATTTATGAGAGAAAAATTGATAAAATTGGACGAGATATTTTCAACTTTTAAAAATGGCTAAAATATATCAAACAAAAGAACAAGTCTTGGAAAAAGCAGAAACAATTTTGCATAAATCTTTGCGTGAGGTTATTTCCTTAGAATCACTTGGAATTATTGAGACCCAAATTGGAGAATATGGAATGAAGCGCAAAGGATTTTTGGGTGATTTGATAGAAAAATACTTTTTTGATATTAACCCCGGAAATATTAGTGAGCCAGATTTTAAAATTGCAGAGGTTGAACTTAAAACTACTCCACTAAAGAAACATGGCAATAAAAAATTAGTTTCGAAGGAAAGATTAGTTTTCTCAATGATTAACTACGACACTGTCGTGAATGAAACATGGAAGCTAAGCTCTTTCTTAAAAAAGAACAGGTCATTATTATTGATGTTCTACTTATGGATGGAAAATAGGAGTATTCTTGATTATGAATTTAAATTTGTTCATCTATTGAATTTGCTAGAAGATATTTCTAGTGAAGATTTTTTTCAAATTCAAAAGGATTGGGAGTATATTGTTTCAAAAATAAAACGAGGAGAAGCACATCTTTTATCTGAAGGCGACACTTACTATCTCGGTGCTTGTACGAAGGCGGCGAATAGTCGAGTTGTAAGAGATCAACCAATGAATCGTATGCCCGCAAAACCCCGTGCATTTTCTTTCAAACAACAATATATAAATTATCTGATCCAAACAAAGCTACTTGGCGAAAAAACAAACACAGACTCAATTTTTAAGAAACAGAGACGAATTGAGACTATAGAAGATTTAATTAAGGAAAAGTTTTCTGCGTTTATAGGAAAAACTGACAAAGAAATACTTAATAAACTTGGCTCAAATCTCGGCACAAAAGCAAAAAGCTATAAGAGATTGATTGTTAATAGGATTCTTGATGTTAATTCA
The genomic region above belongs to Candidatus Taylorbacteria bacterium and contains:
- a CDS encoding Sau3AI family type II restriction endonuclease; its protein translation is MAKIYQTKEQVLEKAETILHKSLREVISLESLGIIETQIGEYGMKRKGFLGDLIEKYFFDINPGNISEPDFKIAEVELKTTPLKKHGNKKLVSKERLVFSMINYDTVVNETWKLSSFLKKNRSLLLMFYLWMENRSILDYEFKFVHLLNLLEDISSEDFFQIQKDWEYIVSKIKRGEAHLLSEGDTYYLGACTKAANSRVVRDQPMNRMPAKPRAFSFKQQYINYLIQTKLLGEKTNTDSIFKKQRRIETIEDLIKEKFSAFIGKTDKEILNKLGSNLGTKAKSYKRLIVNRILDVNSNNIEELEKANITLKVITLEHSGTLKESMSFPAFDYKDLVTQIWNDDEEESMADFHLQLETKKFLFVVFQKQKGSDDIILKKTMFWNFPMKDISEAENVWQKTIDCINDGRYDKLPKLKDSHVAHVRPHGKDSTDTIATPQNTQEMKRCFWLNAKYIQQAIENKKDQG